The Lacipirellula parvula genome window below encodes:
- a CDS encoding TlpA family protein disulfide reductase, giving the protein MTRSLLGSFRVLWFLALALAAGATLQHAAPVHAQATAEADLFTVPEGDVKKLEEFMKKLAQTEPQGETDEEKMEFSIKALNALVEAANRLLAAEPSDDQAAQAYAYKFEALQALIQMEQPDALKKFEETLAAAREDKRDDIIGLGWQNTIMYTTSQWPELDAKQQQAFLDLIVDKVKAGPKPIDVSIVQVTSMRLDGSADDAVAKMLEQVIPILEKSQDKKVQEKLTEANLPGVLRRLTLLGNPMEITGTLLDGKEVDWASYRGKVVLVDFWATWCGPCRAEIPNVLEMYEAYHDKGFDVLGISLDATPEAAKKYVDENKLPWASIFPKKEDEREWQNPLVTYYGITGIPTAILVGKDGKVVNMNARGPVLGEELEKLLGPPAEKPATEKEAAAK; this is encoded by the coding sequence ATGACACGCTCTCTCCTTGGTTCTTTTCGCGTCCTCTGGTTCTTGGCGCTGGCACTGGCAGCGGGAGCGACTCTGCAGCACGCCGCGCCGGTCCACGCTCAGGCGACCGCCGAGGCCGATCTCTTCACGGTGCCTGAAGGCGACGTGAAGAAGCTCGAAGAGTTCATGAAGAAGCTCGCTCAAACGGAACCGCAAGGCGAGACCGACGAAGAAAAGATGGAGTTCAGCATCAAGGCGCTGAACGCCTTGGTAGAAGCCGCGAATCGGTTGCTCGCGGCCGAGCCGAGCGACGATCAGGCCGCGCAAGCCTACGCCTACAAGTTTGAGGCGCTACAAGCTCTCATCCAAATGGAGCAACCCGATGCGCTCAAGAAGTTCGAAGAGACGCTGGCAGCCGCCCGCGAGGACAAGCGTGACGATATCATCGGCCTCGGCTGGCAAAACACGATTATGTACACCACCAGCCAGTGGCCGGAGCTCGATGCAAAGCAGCAACAAGCCTTCCTTGATCTGATCGTCGACAAAGTCAAGGCGGGCCCCAAGCCGATCGACGTTTCGATCGTCCAAGTCACCAGCATGCGGCTCGATGGCTCGGCGGACGACGCGGTCGCCAAGATGCTGGAGCAGGTAATTCCGATCTTGGAAAAGAGCCAAGACAAGAAGGTGCAAGAAAAGCTGACCGAGGCGAACCTCCCCGGCGTGCTGCGGCGGCTGACGCTCCTCGGCAATCCGATGGAGATCACCGGCACGCTCCTCGACGGCAAGGAAGTCGATTGGGCTTCGTATCGCGGCAAGGTCGTCCTCGTCGACTTCTGGGCGACTTGGTGCGGCCCGTGCCGTGCCGAGATTCCGAACGTTCTCGAAATGTACGAGGCATACCACGACAAGGGTTTCGACGTCCTCGGCATCTCGCTCGATGCGACCCCCGAAGCCGCGAAGAAGTACGTCGACGAGAACAAGCTGCCGTGGGCCTCGATCTTCCCGAAGAAGGAAGACGAGCGTGAGTGGCAGAACCCGCTCGTAACCTACTACGGCATCACGGGCATCCCGACCGCGATCCTCGTGGGCAAAGACGGCAAGGTCGTCAACATGAACGCCCGCGGCCCGGTGCTCGGCGAAGAACTCGAAAAGCTCCTCGGCCCGCCCGCGGAAAAGCCGGCAACTGAGAAGGAAGCCGCCGCGAAGTAG
- a CDS encoding STN domain-containing protein — protein sequence MGQMWWGRRVLLSAVCATASALTAASLSAEEQTTASAPTVAKPKSYAAANAAAERIEAALDQKLRAPLSEVEAPLNQILMVIAEDYDIPIIFDAAALDAVAASPEVEVSIEINNVSLRSALDLILKNAGEDLTYIIDKEVLFITTQEEAEKRLEVRVYVVGDLVREASSLVWNEDDGFDSLINAIISTVERESWLENGTGEGEIQPLSPGMLVVAQTRRVHEQIGDLLQQIREAKSEVNTEASEQQAAAANRPVLRSIAFSDEATAKCEETRNQLSEVIKKSVDWDREAEGGGDLVLQVLPNRVLVRHVPEVVEEVARVVQHVFPATQMFHCTGGGAGMGGAVGGASGSAGAAAATPAASAPELAESPAGGENGEQRQPSGFGGF from the coding sequence ATGGGCCAGATGTGGTGGGGACGGCGTGTTCTTTTGTCGGCTGTTTGCGCGACGGCAAGCGCGCTCACGGCTGCTTCGTTGTCGGCGGAAGAACAAACGACGGCAAGCGCCCCGACTGTCGCGAAGCCAAAGTCTTACGCCGCGGCCAACGCGGCTGCGGAACGAATTGAAGCGGCGCTGGATCAAAAGCTGAGGGCGCCCCTCTCGGAAGTCGAGGCGCCGCTCAATCAGATCCTCATGGTAATCGCGGAAGACTACGACATCCCGATTATCTTCGATGCCGCCGCTCTCGACGCCGTGGCGGCGAGTCCCGAAGTCGAAGTGTCGATCGAAATCAACAACGTCTCCTTGCGCTCTGCGTTGGACCTGATTCTCAAGAACGCGGGCGAGGATCTGACTTACATCATTGATAAGGAGGTTTTGTTCATCACCACGCAAGAGGAGGCGGAGAAGCGGTTGGAAGTTCGCGTCTATGTCGTGGGCGATTTAGTTCGCGAAGCCTCCTCGCTCGTGTGGAATGAAGACGACGGCTTCGATTCGCTGATCAACGCGATCATTTCGACTGTCGAGCGAGAGTCCTGGCTGGAGAACGGTACTGGCGAAGGCGAAATCCAACCGTTGTCGCCGGGAATGCTCGTCGTCGCGCAAACTCGACGAGTGCACGAGCAAATCGGCGATCTGCTGCAACAGATTCGCGAGGCGAAGAGTGAAGTGAATACGGAAGCGAGCGAGCAGCAGGCCGCGGCGGCGAATCGTCCGGTCTTGCGGTCGATTGCCTTCTCTGATGAAGCGACGGCCAAGTGCGAGGAAACTCGCAACCAGTTGAGCGAAGTCATTAAAAAATCGGTTGATTGGGATCGCGAAGCAGAAGGAGGAGGAGATCTGGTGCTGCAGGTCCTTCCTAATCGTGTGTTGGTGCGGCATGTGCCGGAGGTAGTCGAGGAAGTTGCCCGCGTTGTGCAGCACGTGTTTCCAGCGACGCAGATGTTCCACTGCACCGGAGGCGGAGCTGGAATGGGGGGAGCCGTCGGCGGAGCGAGCGGTTCTGCAGGAGCAGCGGCTGCAACTCCGGCGGCCAGCGCCCCTGAGCTTGCCGAGTCGCCTGCGGGCGGTGAAAATGGCGAGCAGCGCCAACCATCGGGATTCGGCGGCTTCTAG
- the fhcD gene encoding formylmethanofuran--tetrahydromethanopterin N-formyltransferase, with amino-acid sequence MLLGSTLIIDTFAEAFRMRYARLIVTALDAFWLDAALREFCGYGSSVIGCDAEVGVERFLTPEETPDARPGAAVLAFGFSVDALAKALLNRAGQCLLPCATSAVFNGLPEGEDQVPLGKNLRFFGDGYQKSKLVGDRRYWRIPVMDGEFIAEEQVGVAKGVAGGNIIIQGQTQAMTLAAARRAVDAIADMPGVVTPFPGGVVRSGSKVGSKYKALRASSNDAFCPTLRGRVPTELVAGAECAYEIVINGVDEQHVAAAMRATLHAAAGDGIPAISAGNYGGKLGKFHFRLREVLA; translated from the coding sequence ATGCTGCTTGGTTCGACGCTGATTATCGATACGTTCGCCGAGGCGTTCCGCATGCGCTACGCGCGGCTGATCGTCACGGCCCTCGACGCCTTTTGGCTCGACGCCGCTCTCCGCGAGTTTTGCGGCTACGGCTCGAGCGTCATCGGCTGCGACGCCGAGGTCGGCGTCGAGCGTTTCCTCACTCCTGAGGAAACGCCCGACGCCCGGCCCGGCGCTGCGGTCCTCGCGTTCGGCTTTTCCGTCGACGCGCTGGCGAAGGCGCTGCTCAACCGCGCTGGGCAGTGCTTGCTCCCTTGCGCGACCTCGGCCGTGTTCAACGGGCTGCCCGAGGGCGAAGACCAGGTCCCACTCGGCAAGAACTTGCGGTTCTTCGGCGATGGTTACCAAAAGAGCAAGCTTGTCGGCGATCGCCGTTACTGGCGGATCCCGGTGATGGACGGGGAGTTCATCGCCGAGGAACAAGTCGGCGTCGCCAAAGGGGTCGCCGGCGGCAACATCATTATCCAGGGCCAGACGCAAGCGATGACGCTCGCCGCCGCGCGTCGCGCGGTCGACGCGATCGCCGACATGCCGGGCGTCGTCACCCCCTTCCCCGGCGGCGTCGTCCGCAGCGGCAGCAAAGTCGGCTCGAAGTACAAAGCGCTCCGCGCGTCGAGCAACGACGCCTTCTGCCCCACGCTCCGCGGCCGCGTGCCGACGGAACTCGTCGCGGGCGCCGAATGTGCGTACGAGATCGTGATCAACGGCGTCGACGAACAGCACGTCGCCGCCGCCATGCGAGCGACCCTCCACGCCGCCGCGGGCGACGGCATCCCCGCGATCAGCGCGGGCAACTATGGCGGCAAGCTTGGCAAGTTCCACTTCCGGCTGCGCGAAGTGCTGGCTTAG
- a CDS encoding amidohydrolase family protein codes for MLVLPEHHPARAKFPAVDVHVHCRHKLRQSPEALAEYVRLMDNQNIAISVSLDGELGERIEEHKQFLWTKYPDRFVIFANIDWQGDGKADQPATWDCQRHDFGRRMAVALADAKERGVSGLKVFKDFGLAYRNPDGSLIAIDDPRWDPIWKACGELGLPILIHAGDPAAFFQPLDRFNERYEELSRHPDWHFPADKFPSYAEILASFIRVVERHPKTVFIGAHFANSPEDLTQLGGWLDKFPNLNVELAARIAELGRQPRAARAFCLKYSDRILFGTDGPRDMKRLAPHWRLLETADEYFPYAEDQYPPQGFWNIYGLDLPDDVLRKIYNKNAARLIPGVKERLERQHIPL; via the coding sequence ATGCTCGTCCTCCCGGAGCACCATCCCGCGCGAGCGAAGTTTCCCGCTGTCGACGTGCACGTTCATTGCCGGCACAAACTCCGCCAATCGCCCGAGGCCCTCGCCGAGTACGTCCGCCTCATGGACAACCAAAACATCGCGATCTCGGTGAGCCTCGACGGCGAACTCGGCGAGCGAATCGAAGAGCACAAGCAGTTCCTGTGGACGAAGTACCCCGATCGATTCGTGATCTTTGCGAACATCGATTGGCAAGGCGACGGCAAAGCCGATCAACCCGCCACCTGGGATTGCCAGCGGCACGACTTCGGCCGCCGCATGGCCGTCGCACTCGCCGATGCGAAAGAGCGCGGCGTCTCAGGGCTGAAGGTCTTCAAAGACTTCGGCCTCGCGTACCGCAACCCCGACGGCTCGCTGATCGCCATCGACGACCCTCGCTGGGATCCCATCTGGAAAGCGTGCGGCGAACTCGGGCTGCCGATTCTGATCCACGCTGGCGACCCGGCTGCATTTTTCCAGCCGCTCGATCGGTTCAATGAACGCTACGAAGAACTCTCCCGGCACCCCGACTGGCATTTCCCCGCCGATAAGTTTCCCAGCTACGCGGAGATCTTGGCCTCGTTCATCCGCGTGGTCGAGCGCCATCCCAAGACGGTGTTCATTGGCGCCCACTTCGCCAATAGCCCGGAGGATCTGACTCAACTTGGCGGCTGGCTCGACAAGTTCCCAAATCTCAACGTCGAACTCGCCGCCCGCATTGCGGAACTCGGCCGCCAGCCCCGCGCGGCTCGGGCGTTCTGCCTGAAGTACTCTGACCGGATTTTGTTTGGCACCGACGGCCCGCGCGACATGAAGCGGCTCGCTCCCCACTGGCGGCTCCTCGAAACGGCCGACGAATATTTCCCGTACGCCGAGGACCAATACCCGCCGCAAGGCTTTTGGAACATCTACGGCCTCGACCTGCCCGATGATGTTCTGCGGAAGATTTACAACAAAAACGCCGCCAGATTGATCCCCGGAGTGAAAGAGCGGCTTGAGCGGCAACACATCCCCCTCTAG
- a CDS encoding 30S ribosomal protein S1 translates to MTADHDPTETQSTAVPSTSATPAAEAAHADHSADAQRPSERIQIGTQREAEADAPALAPKPVNPGPANPARVVDQGRKNYPPPNIRAQLPPELEQELQAALAEGSVDQLMESSTSATSQAELAPETRVSATVVSIHGEDVFFDLGMGRSQGVAQLKQFETPPEIGAQMEMVVTKFDTEQGIYEINRSAAAVSVGNWDEVHEGQVIEVVITGANKGGLECTVSNIRGFMPMGQISMFRVENAEDYVGQRLACVITEANRSRKNLVLSHRALMERERKENREKILAEIAPGQIREGTVRSLQDFGAFVDLGGVDGLIHVSQMSWDRIGHPSEVLQVGQAVKVRVEKVNPETGKISLVYRDMGANPWANVTSKYGIGSRVKGTVSKLMQFGAFVKLEAGVEGLIHISELGHGRVMRTSDVLSEGQEVEAKVLSVDPDAQRISLSLKALIAAPEKPEQRRPEPEPEREPTPEDLKRQEQRRKANESLKGGVGAPSGGEKFGLKW, encoded by the coding sequence ATGACCGCCGATCACGATCCGACGGAAACCCAATCGACCGCCGTTCCGTCGACCTCTGCGACGCCCGCTGCTGAAGCCGCCCACGCCGACCACAGCGCCGACGCTCAGCGACCCAGCGAACGCATCCAAATCGGCACCCAACGGGAGGCCGAGGCCGACGCCCCCGCGCTTGCTCCGAAGCCAGTGAACCCTGGCCCGGCGAATCCCGCGCGCGTCGTCGATCAGGGGCGTAAAAACTATCCGCCGCCGAATATCCGCGCCCAGCTGCCGCCCGAACTGGAGCAAGAGCTGCAGGCCGCCCTTGCCGAAGGTTCGGTTGACCAGCTGATGGAGTCCTCCACGTCCGCGACGTCGCAGGCGGAACTCGCCCCTGAAACTCGCGTGAGCGCGACCGTCGTCAGCATCCATGGCGAAGACGTCTTCTTCGATCTCGGCATGGGCCGCAGTCAGGGCGTTGCTCAATTGAAGCAATTCGAAACGCCGCCCGAGATTGGCGCTCAGATGGAGATGGTCGTCACCAAGTTCGACACGGAGCAAGGGATCTACGAGATCAATCGCTCCGCCGCTGCGGTAAGCGTCGGCAACTGGGACGAAGTCCACGAAGGCCAGGTGATTGAAGTCGTCATTACCGGCGCCAACAAGGGCGGCCTTGAGTGCACCGTCTCGAACATCCGCGGCTTCATGCCGATGGGTCAGATCTCGATGTTCCGCGTCGAAAACGCTGAAGACTACGTCGGCCAGCGTCTCGCTTGCGTCATCACCGAAGCGAACCGCAGCCGCAAGAATCTTGTTCTCAGCCACCGCGCCCTCATGGAGCGCGAGCGGAAGGAGAATCGCGAGAAGATCCTCGCCGAGATCGCCCCGGGCCAGATTCGTGAGGGAACGGTCCGCAGCCTGCAAGACTTCGGCGCCTTCGTTGACCTTGGCGGCGTCGACGGCCTCATCCACGTCAGCCAGATGAGCTGGGATCGTATCGGCCACCCGAGCGAAGTCCTCCAGGTCGGCCAGGCCGTGAAGGTTCGCGTCGAGAAGGTGAACCCCGAGACCGGCAAGATCTCGCTCGTCTACCGCGACATGGGCGCCAATCCTTGGGCCAACGTCACGTCGAAGTACGGCATCGGCTCCCGCGTGAAGGGAACCGTGTCGAAGCTGATGCAGTTCGGCGCCTTCGTGAAACTCGAAGCGGGCGTCGAAGGGCTGATCCACATTTCCGAACTCGGCCACGGCCGCGTGATGCGTACCAGCGACGTGTTGAGCGAAGGCCAAGAGGTCGAGGCCAAGGTGCTGTCGGTCGATCCCGACGCGCAGCGGATCAGCCTCTCGCTGAAGGCGCTCATCGCCGCGCCGGAAAAGCCGGAACAGCGTCGCCCCGAGCCGGAACCGGAACGCGAACCGACGCCGGAAGATCTCAAGCGGCAGGAACAGCGTCGCAAGGCGAACGAAAGCCTCAAGGGCGGCGTCGGCGCCCCCAGCGGCGGCGAAAAGTTCGGCCTCAAGTGGTAG
- a CDS encoding SRPBCC family protein yields MPSPTDRIEKQVQLNASLDRVWNALTDSKQFGEWFRVNLEGPFVPGEFCRGQITHPGYEHVTMEVLVGEIKPQAYFSFYWRPYAIDPQVDYSAEERTLVEFTLEPKDGGVLLQVAESGFDKIPAGRRDEAYRMNSGGWAAQLNNNIKAYVEK; encoded by the coding sequence ATGCCCTCCCCTACCGATCGCATCGAGAAGCAAGTTCAGCTCAACGCCTCGCTCGACCGCGTCTGGAACGCCCTCACCGATTCCAAACAGTTCGGCGAATGGTTCCGCGTCAATCTCGAAGGGCCGTTTGTTCCCGGCGAATTTTGCCGCGGGCAGATCACTCATCCTGGGTACGAGCACGTGACGATGGAAGTGCTCGTCGGCGAGATCAAGCCTCAGGCCTACTTCTCGTTCTATTGGCGACCCTACGCAATCGATCCGCAGGTCGATTACTCTGCGGAAGAGCGAACGCTGGTCGAGTTCACGCTCGAACCCAAAGATGGCGGCGTGCTGTTGCAAGTCGCCGAATCGGGCTTCGACAAGATTCCTGCTGGACGCCGCGACGAGGCATACCGCATGAACTCGGGCGGCTGGGCCGCGCAGCTCAACAACAACATCAAGGCGTATGTCGAAAAGTAG
- a CDS encoding ArsR/SmtB family transcription factor: MSKSSRQAATVRLLKTAALFAALGDGTRLEIVARLADGSQQSITQLTEAATVTRQAITKHLKVLEGAGIVRSERSGRETLFALQPRSLEEAQRALAAVSEQWDAALARLKDFVEK; encoded by the coding sequence ATGTCGAAAAGTAGCCGCCAGGCCGCCACGGTCCGCCTGCTGAAAACCGCCGCGCTATTCGCGGCGCTCGGCGACGGCACGCGCTTGGAGATCGTTGCGCGGCTGGCCGACGGTTCGCAGCAGTCGATCACGCAGCTCACGGAAGCGGCGACCGTCACGCGGCAGGCGATCACCAAGCATCTCAAAGTCCTGGAAGGCGCCGGGATCGTCCGCAGCGAACGAAGCGGCCGCGAAACGCTGTTCGCGCTGCAGCCGCGCTCGCTCGAAGAGGCCCAACGCGCCTTAGCCGCCGTCTCCGAACAATGGGACGCGGCCCTCGCGCGTTTAAAAGATTTCGTAGAAAAGTAG
- a CDS encoding Nramp family divalent metal transporter, with the protein MPNSPLAPAPLQGPLAEPWSPGKLVRLLGMFGPAAVLASVSIGAGETIVVVRTGAWMGYGLLWLILLAALTKGVCVTYFLGRYTAVSGESPGQRLVKLPGPRGWLLFLLVALELGAAGPLWGALARPSGELMSYLFFGSGDHGIANRVLATIFISIALLLSLPTSYRSLERQQVIICGILVTGTCIGTLLVRPDWFAALKGLFSIGHIPSVPESAPPLFRDSVWPLIAVTMGYVGGSVMTYLVYPDFIALHGWGMTGHKDRQELLERAAAGKPGDYLPTDPQQVREIRRAAGPIRYDVAFGAFVLLVVSAAFMIAGAAVLYPKQQAGEDIAKFDGWGLLTDQAEIWNAIHPSLVWVYYLCVVAALWGTLQSYPDVYARGVTEYFRAIWPQRQWNQRNIQLVICGYVFLATNAVIWSSMNFDAMTQTVNFLATSLGVCIAMFAGLYLNFQLPKAYRTHWWMLLCGTASAIILTGVSSIAGWGLWQTLSK; encoded by the coding sequence ATGCCAAACTCTCCTCTCGCGCCAGCCCCGCTGCAGGGTCCGCTGGCTGAACCCTGGTCGCCCGGCAAGCTCGTTCGACTGCTCGGCATGTTCGGTCCCGCGGCGGTTCTCGCTTCGGTCTCGATCGGCGCCGGCGAGACGATCGTCGTCGTGCGCACCGGCGCCTGGATGGGCTACGGCCTGCTGTGGCTCATCTTGTTGGCGGCCCTCACCAAGGGCGTCTGCGTCACCTACTTCCTGGGGCGTTACACCGCGGTTAGCGGCGAATCGCCCGGCCAGCGGTTGGTGAAACTCCCTGGCCCGCGCGGTTGGCTGCTTTTCCTGCTGGTTGCGCTTGAACTCGGCGCGGCCGGACCGTTGTGGGGAGCGCTCGCGCGCCCCTCCGGCGAACTGATGAGCTACCTCTTCTTCGGTAGCGGCGACCATGGCATCGCGAACCGCGTCCTCGCCACGATCTTTATCTCGATCGCGCTGTTGCTCAGTTTGCCGACGAGCTATCGCAGCCTTGAGCGGCAGCAAGTCATCATCTGCGGCATCCTCGTCACCGGCACCTGCATTGGCACGCTGCTCGTGCGGCCCGACTGGTTCGCCGCGCTGAAGGGGTTGTTCTCGATCGGCCACATCCCCAGCGTTCCCGAGTCGGCGCCTCCGCTCTTCCGCGACAGCGTCTGGCCGCTCATCGCGGTGACGATGGGCTATGTCGGCGGCAGCGTGATGACCTACCTCGTCTACCCCGACTTCATCGCCCTGCATGGCTGGGGAATGACGGGCCACAAAGATCGCCAGGAATTGCTCGAACGCGCCGCCGCCGGAAAACCGGGCGACTACCTGCCGACTGATCCGCAGCAAGTGCGGGAGATTCGTCGCGCCGCCGGGCCGATCCGCTACGACGTCGCCTTTGGCGCCTTCGTGTTGCTCGTCGTAAGCGCCGCGTTCATGATCGCCGGCGCCGCGGTTCTCTACCCGAAGCAACAAGCTGGCGAAGACATCGCCAAGTTCGACGGCTGGGGGCTCCTCACCGATCAGGCCGAGATTTGGAACGCGATCCACCCGTCGCTGGTGTGGGTCTACTACCTCTGCGTCGTCGCGGCCTTGTGGGGGACGCTGCAGTCGTATCCCGACGTTTACGCCCGCGGGGTGACCGAGTATTTCCGCGCGATTTGGCCGCAGCGGCAATGGAACCAGCGCAACATTCAACTTGTCATTTGCGGGTATGTCTTTCTGGCGACCAACGCTGTTATTTGGAGTTCGATGAACTTCGACGCGATGACGCAGACGGTCAACTTCCTCGCCACGAGCCTCGGCGTCTGCATCGCGATGTTTGCGGGGCTGTACCTCAACTTCCAGCTCCCGAAGGCCTATCGCACCCACTGGTGGATGCTGCTCTGCGGCACCGCCTCGGCGATCATCCTCACCGGCGTCTCCAGCATCGCCGGCTGGGGCCTCTGGCAAACGCTGAGTAAGTAG
- a CDS encoding J domain-containing protein → MSDENAQVDWSLLPHQPLKFFGLAPTFDRKDLKRAYNRLLRQFKPEKHPNEFQQIRAAYELLDNQQRYGAAATAPPEYKWQTDDGAAKPATAAERSAASQQPVESAAGGAPELPATPAPLPLHQRIRHEPLANVYRQLAEKQHKLPYDYYALAVMSDAVDRKDGQQFLRWLLQGLAEHRCDRALLNLLYEYLRGPLAIETVAKILVAVSKTVRTDEFFPLTESLWHRLLRERPFAEFRKTFEVCEANLRDIRIDARLAFTIEILKSAIWVADPAWIAQAFGLIEENFQRIPPQVQNDLDLLDFLRNYVAGRPDLATAHPLRRRIDEALREFFSGDAAKRDRTVLQCQVEMAADPLAALAAFPLKADEDYSNFYTLWCYVSADVAERHVVERKPANVSAWISRGRAIYEGIEQRLMRSKIYARWTMMSTLYRIAVGTVYFVAACIAGLLTLPMLGSGFFWDMIMPWLAIGGAICLCLFIQFRYVRPKWKAYEQTQLTRLYAEVSREELAGFLQRSQFSHQELRDLLFNADITNLNYAQSTADHFQQDYALAIYAMALRFQV, encoded by the coding sequence ATGAGTGACGAGAACGCCCAGGTCGACTGGAGCTTGCTCCCGCACCAGCCGCTGAAGTTCTTCGGCCTGGCTCCGACGTTTGATCGGAAGGATCTCAAACGGGCTTACAACCGGCTGTTGCGACAGTTCAAGCCGGAAAAGCATCCAAACGAGTTCCAGCAGATTCGCGCGGCGTACGAGTTGCTAGACAACCAGCAGCGTTACGGCGCCGCGGCGACCGCCCCGCCGGAATACAAGTGGCAAACGGATGACGGCGCGGCGAAACCGGCGACTGCCGCCGAGCGATCCGCCGCGTCGCAACAGCCAGTTGAGTCGGCGGCAGGAGGCGCGCCGGAACTTCCCGCTACGCCGGCGCCGCTACCGCTGCATCAGCGAATCCGCCACGAGCCGCTGGCGAACGTCTACCGCCAGTTGGCCGAGAAGCAGCACAAGCTGCCGTACGATTACTACGCGCTGGCCGTGATGTCCGACGCGGTCGATCGCAAAGATGGGCAGCAGTTTCTCCGCTGGTTGTTGCAGGGGCTTGCCGAACATCGTTGCGATCGGGCACTGCTCAACTTGTTGTACGAGTATCTCCGCGGACCGCTCGCCATCGAAACGGTTGCGAAGATTCTCGTCGCAGTTTCGAAGACCGTGCGGACCGACGAGTTCTTCCCGCTAACGGAAAGCCTGTGGCATCGCTTGCTGCGCGAGCGGCCGTTCGCTGAATTTCGCAAGACGTTCGAAGTGTGCGAAGCGAATCTGCGCGATATCCGCATCGATGCGCGGCTGGCGTTCACGATCGAGATTCTTAAGTCGGCCATCTGGGTCGCCGATCCGGCTTGGATTGCCCAGGCGTTCGGGCTGATCGAGGAAAACTTTCAACGCATTCCGCCGCAGGTGCAGAACGATCTCGATCTGCTCGACTTTCTACGGAACTACGTGGCAGGCCGGCCAGATTTGGCGACGGCCCATCCGCTGCGGCGACGAATCGACGAGGCGCTGCGAGAGTTTTTCTCCGGTGATGCGGCCAAACGCGATCGGACGGTATTGCAGTGTCAGGTCGAGATGGCGGCCGATCCGCTTGCGGCCTTAGCGGCGTTTCCGCTGAAGGCCGACGAGGACTACTCGAACTTTTACACTCTGTGGTGTTACGTGTCGGCCGACGTGGCGGAGCGGCACGTTGTGGAGCGAAAGCCGGCAAACGTGAGTGCGTGGATCTCACGCGGCAGGGCGATTTACGAAGGCATCGAGCAGCGTCTCATGCGATCGAAGATCTACGCGCGCTGGACGATGATGAGCACGCTCTACCGCATTGCGGTCGGAACCGTATACTTCGTGGCGGCATGTATTGCAGGCTTGCTCACCTTGCCGATGCTTGGCAGCGGCTTCTTCTGGGACATGATCATGCCGTGGCTCGCCATCGGGGGAGCGATCTGCCTCTGCCTGTTCATTCAGTTCCGCTACGTGCGCCCGAAGTGGAAGGCGTACGAACAGACGCAACTGACGCGGCTCTACGCAGAAGTGAGCCGTGAAGAATTGGCGGGATTCTTGCAGCGTTCGCAGTTTTCGCATCAAGAGCTGCGCGATCTGCTGTTCAACGCCGACATCACCAACTTGAACTATGCGCAAAGCACGGCGGATCACTTTCAGCAGGATTATGCGCTGGCGATTTATGCGATGGCGCTGCGGTTCCAGGTATAA